From Camelina sativa cultivar DH55 chromosome 5, Cs, whole genome shotgun sequence:
GTTTCCAGAGTTAAACAGATGGATCAAGAGTTTGAAGGACGTTGAGGCAGTGAGGGAATGTATTCCTCCAAGAGATAAACAAATTGAGCGAATGACCAAAATTGCTGAGAAGATTATTATGTCTACCTAAACTAAAGACAACATCATATGcttgcattgttttttttttagtagacATTATGTATGAAAATTGATATCTTAAAAGCTTAATCATATAACATGTTTCATTTCATGTAGTACTATAATAGAATAATTTACTCAATAGGCATATTTAATCTTTGAAAGTATTAgcaatacattaaaataaaggCTCGTAACTCGCAAAGGATCAACAACGTGGTAAGTGTCCATAAAGCCAATTGCTAGTAcgaaataagaataaaataactAAAGTGGTGTCAGCAATGACTTGGTTTATAGAAACATTATATTAGTAAAAAAGCGAACGAACCAGAAAAGCTAGAGAGAGATGAACAAAGGAGTGAgataatataaaccaaaaagtGATAGAGCGAGAGATCTAATGgcgaagaaagaagagagtgtGAAGCTTCTAGGGTTTTGGATAAGCCCTTTCAGTCGTAGAGTCGAGATGGCTCTCAAACTTAAAGGCGTACCATACGAGTACTTGGAGGAAGACTTACCCAAAAAGAGTACTTTGCTTCTTGAACTAAATCCTATTCACAAGAAGGTTCCGGTTCTTGTCCACAATGATAAGATATTGTCCGAGTCACATGTGATCCTCGAATACATCGACCAAACATGGAGTAATAATCCAATTCTACCTCAAGATCCATACGAGAAAGCCATGGCTCGATTCTGGGCCAAGTTCGTCGATGAACAGGTAACTAATTAgagtaagttttataaaattgattGCATATTAAGTGATAATAACACTTAACGACTTATTAGGACTATTtgtacaataaaatattttttcttatagcTTGATCTAACTTGCAGATCCTACCAGTTGGGTTCATGTCTCTAGTAAAAGCAGAGAAGGGGATAGATGCTGCGATTGAAGAGATCCAAGGACTGATTACGTTTCTTGAGAAGGAAATTACTGGAAAAGATTTCTTCGGCGGCAAGAGGATCGGATTCTTGGACATGGTTGCGGGAAGTATGATCCCGTTTTGTCTGGCTCGGGCTTGGGAATGTATGCGAATTGATATGATTCCAGAGGAGACGTTTCCAGAATTAAACAGATGGATCAATAAGTTAAGTGAAGTTGAGATTGTGAGGGAGTGTATACCtccaaaagcaaaacatattGAGCGAATGAACAAAATTATAGAGAGAGTTAAGTCTTCCTAAATTAATGACAACATCATAACTCTGTTCTGAGTTAATTTGTTTCAAAGTAATGAAGTAACAGATACTTAACACATTTCTTTTCGTGCTTATGTTAAACTAATATGGTATTAGAACAACTAGGAGGAAAGTTCAGTATTGATAGGAGAGTCTCAGGCCAAGGGGAGTCGCCGGCAATATCATCCCCCGTGAAAGGATTCGTGATGGGTTCGAGCGTCGAAGGAGAAGGAAAAGTGAGCAAGCCGGTGGTCCACGTAGGAGCACAGCACGTGACCTGCATGGCCGACGCAGCTCTCTTCGTTGCTCTCTCCGCCGCCGACGACCAAAGCTCCCTCACGtgaaaatattactatttatcTCTTACTCGAAGACCACGTACGTACATTTTGACTTAACAAAAAGGCCGATCCGTGAACCATGATGATTTcggtttttcaatttttttttccgaggATCAGTTTGATGTGAAAATTCGAAAAAGCTGTACAGACAACAATGGATCTTTGTGTTGTGTGTAACTTTGTATCATANtttttttttttttttttttttttttttttaattttcttccgTTTCTCTCCATATGTGTCTTGATTAGTTTCATTATTTCATatcttcattatttttattcttttaatacATTGTGAGTCAAAAATGTACTCCATTTTACTTGCTTCCGCAATGCTACGGCTAAATTGGAGTTATTATCtattgattataaattttaaatgattatgcTTTTCTATCTAAATCATAATAATTTCCTTAATCTAAGAGTAACTTATTTAGTAGTTTTTCTCCATCACTTTCTTATGAAGAACATTTCTACTTCAAGAAAATGCAAAAGTATATGAATCTAGAGGAGGGTATATTGAATTCTCACTAATAAAGCATAGTTTGTAAAAATCCTTATATAAAAGTCCAAAGAATTAACCACTTAATTAGTATAGCAGCCGATTTGGTTGTATAGATAATAATATTCTCACAAGAACTGGACTTGGCATTTGGGAAGAGAAAGAAGGTCGTTGGTGATTTGAAGTCTCTTGTCGATATCATCTATTGCAGCATCAATTTCCACTTTGATCAATTGAAGACAATTCATCTGGGACAAGAAACGGTTCAGTTGTCTCAATTCATTACGACCTCCTTTGTAGCCATAAATCTCTAACACCTTCACTACATTCTCATTGACGGAGACACCTTCATAGCGGATAGAGTACAAGCCCTGGAGAACAAccatatatacaattataagGCAGCTAGCATATATACTAAACGTGTGCAagaagtaacaaaaacaaacaagtagtGAAATGTACCTTGAGGACAAGAGTTTCAAGAATTGGTGCCTTATCCATCACAACTGTTAGCATTTTCCAACGTGGTTGTCGTTTCGATCTTGTCTCGAAAGAGAGTTTAACAAGGTTTTCAAAACGTGGAAAACTCAAGCCGCAATcatcttgatcttcttcccaATAATCATAGAGTCTATTATACATAAGCTGCAACAGTAGAATACTAGTGGTCATGGACATGGTTTTGATCAGAGAAGAGGGAAGGGAAATGTGAGGAAATTTCAGACCTTAACAGTGTTTGAAGAGAGGTGAAGGATCTCAACGTTAGTCATGCATTCAATTGCTCTCGTTATATTATTCATACGGAAAGTTCTCGCCCGTCCCCGCCATGGTATATCAAGATCGAGGCGGGCTTCCACAAGGGAATCCAAGAAATTAGCCGATTCGATACCATATCTAGAGTAATCAGAGTAGTCGAGGTAGACAAGATTGGGCGTGTCAAAGCCCATTTGCTGGCATAGTTGGAATCTTCTGTTAACTGTGAGTCTTTTAAGGTTTTGATGGGATATGATTTCGGATGGGTCTGGAGCTTCTTTGTGGTCAATTGAAACGTGATTCAGGAAAAACTCCTCCAGTAATGGGCAACCTTCAAGCATCACCTCGGCAAAAGAGGTGGAATAGGAATagccttcctcttcttctacgTAGTAAACTGTATCAAGGGAGAGACTCTTGAGCAATGGAAGGAACACTTTTGGAGGATCAATTCCAACAAAAAGCAATGTTCCTAATGTCAGCGTAACGAGAGTTTTGTTTGTGAATACATCTGAgggaagaggacgtggtggcCTCCCAAACCAAGTGGTCTTTATGCGAAGATGGAGCTCCGATACGCCTCGTTCCAAGACATTTGATATCCATCTATTGGTCTGATCCATGTGGTGAAGATCATCCTCTCGATGTTTTAGTGAGAATTTGTTTATGGGTCTGTTACTACAAGACAGTAGTGTCTTGTCAACGAAAGCTCTGAAGCTTTGCCCAGTCTCGTTTCGTCTTCTTGATCTCTGTTGTTTACTTAGCTTGGGATTCAAGAAATATGAGTCGTCAAAGTCGAGATGGTGTTGCGACGCAAAGAGATGATTCATCAGTGAGAAGAGAGTTCTCCATCTTTTAGACAGAACTGAAGTTGAAGCAGCTCGTTTCGTGGGCAGATAGGACAAGATCTGAGCAAGTATCTCGTCTGGAAGAGAGCTGATTGCATCTTCACACTCATATCTCGTCGCCATTTTCGTCGCCACTAAATCCTACGAGGTAAGTTCAATATTAGAAGAGACTTAATGCAAAATCGACATATATGTCTCCTCTGCATCAGAGAACGAACGATATATTTAACTTattagaagagagaaaaaaagacgGAACCTTTGGAGACTGATTCAAAGATGAACGACGAGAACTAGAGCAAAAGGAGAGGAGCCTTAACTTTTTCTGCCGCATGATTGACGAGGCAGTAACAAATTAACAATTAGGGCTCGCTGCCGTGACTTGCTTCCGCCAGGCCGGTGTGAAGAGATCTGATTCGGCTAGTTGGAAGAACGCCAGATCTGGGAAGAAGAGGATATGCCTGAAGTTGGAGCTTGCTAGGAACGGGAGCTACCAACAACGTGCCGAGTTGTCGGAGAGTTGTTCATACCGGGAGATCTGTGGCGGGCTGGTTGGTCGAAGGGAAAAGGAACGGTGGTCGGGAGTCGGATGCTTCCTCCCCGTTTACTAGATACCTCGATCCGCCGCAAAGTTGTGGTTCTCGCATCCGCCGGAGCTGATTATCGGACCCTCTGCAACACGGTGTCAATAGGGCACGAGTCTTCTTTCCGGCAATGGTTACTATTCCGATTTGCTTGTAGTCTCTGTTTCCCATGTAATTTCGTGGATCTGCCCATTAAGGGGCCCAATAATAAAAAGGCccgtttcttaaaaaaaaaaaaaaaaaaaatacaattaggGCTTCtctgaattataaaaaaaaagtaaaaaatggtgagaaatattttaagaaaaaataataaaatttaaaattatatattatgaaatcatttgaatgtaatagagtagtttgaatacataaacattaaacataaactgttactaaaaacacaaccatcaaaa
This genomic window contains:
- the LOC104786737 gene encoding glutathione S-transferase U2-like; its protein translation is MAKKEESVKLLGFWISPFSRRVEMALKLKGVPYEYLEEDLPKKSTLLLELNPIHKKVPVLVHNDKILSESHVILEYIDQTWSNNPILPQDPYEKAMARFWAKFVDEQILPVGFMSLVKAEKGIDAAIEEIQGLITFLEKEITGKDFFGGKRIGFLDMVAGSMIPFCLARAWECMRIDMIPEETFPELNRWINKLSEVEIVRECIPPKAKHIERMNKIIERVKSS
- the LOC104786738 gene encoding putative F-box/LRR-repeat protein At5g25860 isoform X2, encoding MATRYECEDAISSLPDEILAQILSYLPTKRAASTSVLSKRWRTLFSLMNHLFASQHHLDFDDSYFLNPKLSKQQRSRRRNETGQSFRAFVDKTLLSCSNRPINKFSLKHREDDLHHMDQTNRWISNVLERGVSELHLRIKTTWFGRPPRPLPSDVFTNKTLVTLTLGTLLFVGIDPPKVFLPLLKSLSLDTVYYVEEEEGYSYSTSFAEVMLEGCPLLEEFFLNHVSIDHKEAPDPSEIISHQNLKRLTVNRRFQLCQQMGFDTPNLVYLDYSDYSRYGIESANFLDSLVEARLDLDIPWRGRARTFRMNNITRAIECMTNVEILHLSSNTVKLMYNRLYDYWEEDQDDCGLSFPRFENLVKLSFETRSKRQPRWKMLTVVMDKAPILETLVLKGLYSIRYEGVSVNENVVKVLEIYGYKGGRNELRQLNRFLSQMNCLQLIKVEIDAAIDDIDKRLQITNDLLSLPKCQVQFL
- the LOC104786738 gene encoding putative F-box/LRR-repeat protein At5g25860 isoform X1, yielding MRQKKLRLLSFCSSSRRSSLNQSPKDLVATKMATRYECEDAISSLPDEILAQILSYLPTKRAASTSVLSKRWRTLFSLMNHLFASQHHLDFDDSYFLNPKLSKQQRSRRRNETGQSFRAFVDKTLLSCSNRPINKFSLKHREDDLHHMDQTNRWISNVLERGVSELHLRIKTTWFGRPPRPLPSDVFTNKTLVTLTLGTLLFVGIDPPKVFLPLLKSLSLDTVYYVEEEEGYSYSTSFAEVMLEGCPLLEEFFLNHVSIDHKEAPDPSEIISHQNLKRLTVNRRFQLCQQMGFDTPNLVYLDYSDYSRYGIESANFLDSLVEARLDLDIPWRGRARTFRMNNITRAIECMTNVEILHLSSNTVKLMYNRLYDYWEEDQDDCGLSFPRFENLVKLSFETRSKRQPRWKMLTVVMDKAPILETLVLKGLYSIRYEGVSVNENVVKVLEIYGYKGGRNELRQLNRFLSQMNCLQLIKVEIDAAIDDIDKRLQITNDLLSLPKCQVQFL